One genomic segment of Ricinus communis isolate WT05 ecotype wild-type chromosome 5, ASM1957865v1, whole genome shotgun sequence includes these proteins:
- the LOC107262387 gene encoding aldehyde dehydrogenase family 3 member F1 isoform X2 yields MEKLEESLSEVRETFKSGKTRSAAWRKTQLKALIKLLKDNENEIFQALNQDLGKHPAEAYRDERHLPLLFYPASGEVIPEPFGVVLIFGSWNFPLSLSLDPLIGAISAGNAVVLKAPELSPKCSSFLANTIPKYLDPEAIKIIEGGVDVSEQLLQQKWDKIFFTGSQRVGSIVMAAAAKHLTPVTLELGGKCPAIVDMASISSEMKVVAKRIVGGKWGPCAGQACISVDYVLVEEKSSAYLIDSLRRIIRKFYGENPKESTSLSKIVNRKNFNRLCGLLKDPLVEASIVHGGSSDEENLFIEPTILLNPPLDSEIMTQEIFGPLLPIITLNNIQESIEFINSRPKSLAIYAFTKDETFRKQIVTQTSSGSAVFNDTMVQFICDVLPFGGVGHSGFGRYHGKYSFDTFSHEKAVMQRGFFPEIEPRYPPWNNFKLEFIRTAYRFDYLRLLLLILGLKKE; encoded by the exons ATGGAGAAACTAGAAGAAAGCTTGTCTGAGGTTAGAGAAACATTCAAAAGTGGAAAAACAAGGAGTGCTGCATGGAGGAAAACACAGCTTAAAGCTTTGATTAAGCTTCTGAAAGATAATGAGAATGAAATCTTCCAAGCACTTAATCAAGACTTGGGAAAGCACCCTGCTGAAGCTTATCGCGATGAG CGTCATTTGCCGCTGCTTTTCTACCCTGCAAGTGGAGAAGTGATACCAGAACCATTCGGTGTAGTTCTGATTTTTGGTTCCTGGAATTTCCCTCTCT CACTGTCTTTGGACCCGTTAATAGGAGCAATATCTGCAGGAAACGCTGTGGTACTGAAAGCTCCGGAACTGTCACCAAAATGCTCTTCATTTCTCGCAAATACTATCCCTAAATACTTGGATCCCGAAGCCATTAAAATCATTGAGGGTGGAGTAGATGTCTCTGAACAGCTTCTACAGCAGAAGTGGGATAAGATATTCTTTACTG GAAGTCAACGTGTTGGAAGCATTGTAATGGCTGCAGCTGCAAAGCATTTAACACCTGTTACGCTTGAACTGGGTGGAAAATGTCCTGCTATTGTGGACATGGCCTCCATTTCATCAGAAATGAAG GTAGTAGCCAAAAGAATAGTAGGAGGGAAGTGGGGACCTTGTGCTGGACAGGCATGTATTAGCGTAGATTATGTGCTTGTCGAAGAGAAGTCTTCTGCTTATCTG ATAGACTCATTGAGGAGGATTATCAGAAAGTTTTATGGTGAAAATCCGAAAGAGTCAACAAGCCTTAGCAAAATTGTAAACAGGAAAAACTTTAACAGATTATGTGGTCTTCTTAAAGACCCTCTGGTTGAAGCTTCCATCGTTCATGGTGGTTCAAGCGATGAAGAAAACCT GTTCATTGAGCCAACAATCTTGTTAAACCCTCCACTCGATTCAGAGATAATGACGCAGGAAATTTTTGGTCCTTTGCTTCCAATAATCACA TTGAATAATATTCAAGAAAGCATTGAATTCATAAACTCAAGGCCAAAATCTCTTGCCATTTATGCCTTCACAAAGGATGAAACATTCAGGAAACAAATTGTAACACAAACATCCTCTGGAAGTGCTGTTTTCAATGATACCATGGTTCAA TTTATATGCGATGTATTGCCATTTGGGGGTGTTGGTCACAGTGGATTCGGAAGGTATCATGGGAAGTATTCTTTTGATACTTTCAGCCATGAAAAAGCAGTCATGCAAAGAGGTTTCTTTCCTGAGATTGAGCCAAGGTATCCTCCATGGAATAATTTCAAGCTTGAATTCATCAGAACAGCTTACAGATTTGACTATCTTAGATTGTTATTACTGATCCTGGGACTTAAAAAAGAGTAG
- the LOC107262387 gene encoding aldehyde dehydrogenase family 3 member F1 isoform X1 translates to MEKLEESLSEVRETFKSGKTRSAAWRKTQLKALIKLLKDNENEIFQALNQDLGKHPAEAYRDEIGVVFKSATYSLSNIEKWMAPTKRHLPLLFYPASGEVIPEPFGVVLIFGSWNFPLSLSLDPLIGAISAGNAVVLKAPELSPKCSSFLANTIPKYLDPEAIKIIEGGVDVSEQLLQQKWDKIFFTGSQRVGSIVMAAAAKHLTPVTLELGGKCPAIVDMASISSEMKVVAKRIVGGKWGPCAGQACISVDYVLVEEKSSAYLIDSLRRIIRKFYGENPKESTSLSKIVNRKNFNRLCGLLKDPLVEASIVHGGSSDEENLFIEPTILLNPPLDSEIMTQEIFGPLLPIITLNNIQESIEFINSRPKSLAIYAFTKDETFRKQIVTQTSSGSAVFNDTMVQFICDVLPFGGVGHSGFGRYHGKYSFDTFSHEKAVMQRGFFPEIEPRYPPWNNFKLEFIRTAYRFDYLRLLLLILGLKKE, encoded by the exons ATGGAGAAACTAGAAGAAAGCTTGTCTGAGGTTAGAGAAACATTCAAAAGTGGAAAAACAAGGAGTGCTGCATGGAGGAAAACACAGCTTAAAGCTTTGATTAAGCTTCTGAAAGATAATGAGAATGAAATCTTCCAAGCACTTAATCAAGACTTGGGAAAGCACCCTGCTGAAGCTTATCGCGATGAG ATTGGGGTGGTTTTCAAATCAGCCACTTATTCTTTGAGCAATATAGAGAAATGGATGGCTCCTACAAAG CGTCATTTGCCGCTGCTTTTCTACCCTGCAAGTGGAGAAGTGATACCAGAACCATTCGGTGTAGTTCTGATTTTTGGTTCCTGGAATTTCCCTCTCT CACTGTCTTTGGACCCGTTAATAGGAGCAATATCTGCAGGAAACGCTGTGGTACTGAAAGCTCCGGAACTGTCACCAAAATGCTCTTCATTTCTCGCAAATACTATCCCTAAATACTTGGATCCCGAAGCCATTAAAATCATTGAGGGTGGAGTAGATGTCTCTGAACAGCTTCTACAGCAGAAGTGGGATAAGATATTCTTTACTG GAAGTCAACGTGTTGGAAGCATTGTAATGGCTGCAGCTGCAAAGCATTTAACACCTGTTACGCTTGAACTGGGTGGAAAATGTCCTGCTATTGTGGACATGGCCTCCATTTCATCAGAAATGAAG GTAGTAGCCAAAAGAATAGTAGGAGGGAAGTGGGGACCTTGTGCTGGACAGGCATGTATTAGCGTAGATTATGTGCTTGTCGAAGAGAAGTCTTCTGCTTATCTG ATAGACTCATTGAGGAGGATTATCAGAAAGTTTTATGGTGAAAATCCGAAAGAGTCAACAAGCCTTAGCAAAATTGTAAACAGGAAAAACTTTAACAGATTATGTGGTCTTCTTAAAGACCCTCTGGTTGAAGCTTCCATCGTTCATGGTGGTTCAAGCGATGAAGAAAACCT GTTCATTGAGCCAACAATCTTGTTAAACCCTCCACTCGATTCAGAGATAATGACGCAGGAAATTTTTGGTCCTTTGCTTCCAATAATCACA TTGAATAATATTCAAGAAAGCATTGAATTCATAAACTCAAGGCCAAAATCTCTTGCCATTTATGCCTTCACAAAGGATGAAACATTCAGGAAACAAATTGTAACACAAACATCCTCTGGAAGTGCTGTTTTCAATGATACCATGGTTCAA TTTATATGCGATGTATTGCCATTTGGGGGTGTTGGTCACAGTGGATTCGGAAGGTATCATGGGAAGTATTCTTTTGATACTTTCAGCCATGAAAAAGCAGTCATGCAAAGAGGTTTCTTTCCTGAGATTGAGCCAAGGTATCCTCCATGGAATAATTTCAAGCTTGAATTCATCAGAACAGCTTACAGATTTGACTATCTTAGATTGTTATTACTGATCCTGGGACTTAAAAAAGAGTAG